tggatgtctaaccgtcaTAAACGTACCAATATGAATACCTTCCTGTTGTTGGTGTAGTTGGCTAACATTGAAGAGCTGGAGGaagatgtccacaaatatgGAAGAAGAGGTTTTACTGGGGGAGGCCTCTCCGGAGGAGGATTCTCCGGATCAGGAGAAGGTAGAGGAATgtgtaaccatggaaacaatcattgaaGATTCAATCCAGTTAAATTAAACGGAAACCAAAAGTATGAGGATATGTCACGGAGCTACAGTTATCTTATGTGTTGCTTGTTTCAAGTTGGAAACGTCTTTTAATATTTTCGTCTGGTGACCTTACTGTAAGTACCTAATTATACTTAAATTTCGTCAAGGTTCGAAGTACATCAGCCTGGGTTGTTGGAAAGACACCGGCAATCGCGCCATCGCCACGCTGGAGGGCACAGACGCACGGCTGGACGGGAGTTACCCCGCCCGTAAAAACGCCATCGAGAAGTGCTACCAGGTTCGGTGATTTTATTAGCTTTCATGCGCAAATATGTCGTCGACTGACACTTTTCAATGTGTAGTAGTAACCGTGACATCATTGTACTAAAGATCGCAGACAGGAAACACCAAATCCCTTAAAGTCAGGCTAAAACTAATCTAAGAATAAAGTAGAATACAGCATGGAACAAAAGGGACAGGTGATTTGACTTTGAATTAATTGCAAAACTATAATAATTTGACACACCAGAGACACGGTGAGTCAGTATATTATTAGTTAGGTATACAAATGCCGATCCAAGAGAGCATTTTGAAGATTTCTCTACCAATGTTTATGTAATGATGCATACAGGTGGCCAAGTCCCGCGGGTTCTCCGTGTTTgctgtccaaaatggcggctggtgtgcCGGCTCCGCTACTGCCCTCAGCACCTACCGGAAGTACGGACCCTCGTCGGGATGTGGGAAAGATGGAGAAGGAGGAGGCTGGGCGAACGAAGTCTACCTGATTACAGGTAAATAAGATAGAATATACTTTGAGACATGGTAGGCACAATAGTGCGCGAATTTTTACTCATATGTCCATATATTACAAAATTTAAGTATATATAGCATAATCTCGTAATAGAATAACATCTTGGAAAGCAAACTTCTTCAAATGTTTTGTAACGATTCCGACCTAAGGAAAAAAACAGAAGCAGCACGACTTGTCGTTGTCTGTACAGACTCATTTTATGTTTGGGAAGATCGAAAGGTACAGGCAAGcttacagacaaaaaaaaagactaagtTATTTCAATTTAGCTTGAAACGAAttgatttatctatttatttggattctccacactggagggtatggcggaacaggtgtcaaaagacaccttttcgaagccgccataccttaaacataacaaaatggtacatcaaatcataatatacataagATACAATAGATATCATAACCAATGTGACGTTCAACTCAAGATAAATCAacttaacaacacacatacattattgaGTAGAAaaatagacatacatgtagccatgCATGTTACGACTCTGATGGGCCACAAATATAATGCTTGGATAATCATGTCAACATTTCTTGCATTTCTTCCAGACGCCCC
The sequence above is drawn from the Branchiostoma floridae strain S238N-H82 chromosome 4, Bfl_VNyyK, whole genome shotgun sequence genome and encodes:
- the LOC118413012 gene encoding uncharacterized protein LOC118413012, with amino-acid sequence MGGPDMRTMELALLLLLAATARTAAEGDIKVSIDKELANIEELEEDVHKYGRRGFTGGGLSGGGFSGSGEGSKYISLGCWKDTGNRAIATLEGTDARLDGSYPARKNAIEKCYQVAKSRGFSVFAVQNGGWCAGSATALSTYRKYGPSSGCGKDGEGGGWANEVYLITGK